One genomic segment of Phycisphaerales bacterium AB-hyl4 includes these proteins:
- a CDS encoding glycosyltransferase → MAPLIPLALYGWPLVAIALFAWLPLRTAILATFLGGWMFLPMETFYFEGIPNYDKSVAIIVGILAGLALHGEIGRLTEVRPHWFDLPMAVWIVLPFFSAVSVGLGVYDGLSGILTNFLVWGMPYWIGRAFFSDPADIRLLATAIVVAGLVYVPFCLYESRFSPQLHNIVYGYHQHDFRQTLRYGGYRPMVFMTHGLMVAMFMATATLMAVALWYSGARQRLLNMPMAGVVVILLITTILSRSTGALLLMALGGAAILAADHWRKAFPLTMLAMVAPVYVFSRLGQTNLAERMVQAAETIFGPQRAASLYYRIYNEEALMQRAFEAPIFGWRGWNLARQIHPGMEPHEMPVAESMWILAFGQNGLVGLAAFITLMILAPIVLFRRLPKPLLRHPTGAVVACMGLGAILYSIDGMFNAMLNPMFMLMLGTVTGLLAAAPVRRIAPPPRKDHAPPIVAPRAAIPQPPGPRPLRILYATGPGDLIPTYRHWRHGNDDPSQMNVAYTHQFHDMCSRLNASAWLISPREPKRTLDDGDVRIDYRPIPLFNRAGPLHHLGLFWYSLRLVASARRYRADLVVSTRYAHWFVLSILPALGIAVVPSLHGKLWATHRTPGIIQRTVLALSKRFFAHHCQAIMVASDDIAQQVRLLTTGPARPIRRFSPLYRRAAFANLAPPDFASRPFRVLYAGRIETTKGVDDLLTLARQWRAAGRDDIRIDLCGDGSHLAALQQQATALNLDDRFKCHGHCNRNEMQHMLAAAHIVVVPTRASLHEGFNQVVVEAVMAGRPVVSSRVCPATAEVPEAVWLVEPDAVDQYRHAIETLADDEATFNRYRAGTRAAADRYFDGRYSWGVVLETIVRETFAQKTTTTFIPPSPTPTPLKPTDVTQ, encoded by the coding sequence ATGGCCCCCCTCATCCCCCTCGCCCTCTACGGCTGGCCCCTGGTCGCCATCGCGCTGTTCGCATGGCTACCCCTGCGCACCGCCATCCTCGCCACCTTCCTCGGCGGGTGGATGTTCCTCCCCATGGAAACCTTCTACTTCGAAGGCATTCCCAACTACGACAAGTCCGTCGCCATCATCGTCGGCATCCTCGCCGGCCTCGCCCTCCACGGCGAGATCGGTCGGCTCACCGAGGTCCGCCCACACTGGTTCGACCTGCCCATGGCTGTGTGGATCGTCCTCCCGTTCTTCTCCGCTGTCTCCGTCGGCCTCGGTGTCTACGATGGGCTTTCCGGCATCTTGACAAACTTCCTGGTCTGGGGCATGCCTTACTGGATCGGTCGAGCCTTCTTCAGCGACCCTGCCGACATCCGACTGCTCGCGACCGCCATCGTCGTCGCGGGCCTCGTCTATGTTCCGTTCTGCCTCTACGAAAGCCGCTTCAGCCCGCAGCTTCACAACATCGTCTACGGCTACCACCAGCACGACTTCCGACAAACGCTCCGCTACGGCGGCTACCGACCCATGGTCTTCATGACCCACGGCCTCATGGTCGCCATGTTCATGGCCACCGCCACACTCATGGCCGTCGCCCTCTGGTACAGCGGCGCAAGGCAACGCCTGCTCAACATGCCCATGGCCGGTGTCGTCGTCATCCTCCTCATCACCACCATCCTCTCACGCTCCACCGGCGCGCTCTTGCTCATGGCCCTCGGCGGCGCCGCCATCCTCGCCGCGGACCACTGGCGAAAAGCCTTCCCTCTCACCATGCTCGCCATGGTCGCGCCCGTCTACGTCTTCTCAAGGCTTGGTCAGACCAACCTCGCCGAGCGCATGGTCCAGGCCGCCGAAACCATCTTCGGCCCGCAACGCGCCGCCTCGCTCTACTACCGCATTTACAACGAAGAAGCACTCATGCAACGCGCCTTCGAAGCGCCCATCTTCGGCTGGCGCGGCTGGAACCTCGCAAGACAAATCCACCCCGGCATGGAGCCCCACGAAATGCCCGTCGCAGAGAGCATGTGGATCCTCGCCTTCGGACAAAACGGCCTCGTCGGCCTCGCCGCGTTCATCACACTCATGATCCTCGCCCCCATCGTTCTCTTCCGACGGCTACCCAAACCTTTGCTTAGACATCCCACCGGCGCCGTCGTCGCCTGCATGGGCCTGGGCGCAATCCTCTACTCCATCGACGGGATGTTCAACGCCATGCTCAACCCCATGTTCATGCTCATGCTCGGCACGGTTACCGGCCTGCTCGCCGCCGCCCCCGTCCGCCGCATCGCACCGCCGCCACGCAAAGACCACGCCCCGCCCATCGTCGCCCCCCGCGCCGCCATCCCCCAGCCACCCGGCCCGCGCCCCTTACGCATCCTCTACGCCACCGGCCCCGGCGACCTCATCCCAACTTACCGACACTGGCGGCACGGCAACGACGACCCCTCCCAGATGAACGTCGCCTACACCCACCAGTTTCACGACATGTGCAGCCGACTCAACGCGAGCGCCTGGCTCATCAGCCCCCGCGAACCCAAACGCACCCTCGACGACGGCGACGTCCGCATCGACTACCGGCCCATCCCGTTGTTCAACCGCGCCGGCCCGCTGCACCACCTCGGCCTGTTCTGGTACAGCCTCCGACTCGTCGCCTCTGCCCGCCGATACCGCGCCGACCTCGTCGTCTCCACACGCTACGCCCATTGGTTCGTGCTCAGCATCCTCCCCGCGCTCGGCATCGCCGTCGTCCCCTCGCTGCACGGCAAGCTATGGGCGACTCATCGCACGCCGGGCATCATTCAACGCACCGTGCTCGCCCTGAGCAAGCGCTTCTTCGCCCACCACTGCCAGGCCATCATGGTCGCCTCCGATGACATCGCTCAGCAGGTCCGCCTGCTCACCACCGGCCCCGCGCGACCCATCCGCCGTTTCAGCCCGCTATACCGTCGCGCCGCCTTCGCCAACCTCGCCCCGCCCGACTTCGCCAGTCGACCGTTTCGCGTGCTCTACGCCGGACGCATCGAAACCACCAAAGGCGTCGACGACCTGCTCACCCTCGCCCGCCAGTGGCGCGCCGCCGGCCGCGACGACATCCGCATCGACCTCTGCGGCGACGGCTCACACCTCGCCGCGCTCCAGCAACAGGCGACCGCCCTCAACCTCGACGACCGCTTCAAATGCCACGGCCACTGCAACCGCAACGAAATGCAACACATGCTCGCCGCCGCCCACATTGTCGTCGTGCCCACCCGCGCCAGTCTCCACGAAGGCTTCAACCAGGTCGTCGTCGAAGCTGTCATGGCCGGCCGACCCGTCGTCAGTTCGCGCGTCTGCCCCGCCACCGCCGAGGTTCCCGAAGCCGTCTGGCTCGTCGAGCCCGACGCCGTCGACCAGTATCGCCACGCCATTGAAACCCTCGCCGACGACGAAGCGACTTTTAACCGCTACCGCGCCGGCACGCGCGCCGCCGCCGACCGTTACTTCGACGGCCGATACAGCTGGGGCGTCGTCCTCGAAACAATCGTTCGCGAAACCTTCGCCCAAAAAACCACCACAACTTTCATCCCCCCCAGCCCCACCCCGACCCCATTAAAGCCCACGGATGTAACGCAGTGA
- a CDS encoding sulfotransferase: MPTPPYILILGHGRSGTNWLLSLLDHSPRTHCRNEPNELGGEPWQRLPSPWVCQPLDHDAVAPHWDAAVAWSAARVGQRDHRLPDTKAHVHQWARPLGLDRMMKGPKLRRAVSVAQPTLAEPEWQPPRWWARPDALTAAVPVLKLNQVPAWACWSLAHRPDAMHVHIVRHPGGFLNSYRNRWLAHHDRDTVTRLNRDRLHQIAAVDDTWATRFDDIHTLTAEAAELWFWRYAAEMIHRLGESRPNYHLLIYEHLAADPVTQTRRLYDACRLDFTPAIERAVQPTASPAIARAWRNKLTAEDQHLIDTILTDSPLNTFWPPQ; the protein is encoded by the coding sequence ATGCCCACGCCCCCCTACATCCTCATCCTCGGCCACGGTCGATCGGGCACCAACTGGCTGCTCAGCCTGCTCGATCACAGCCCACGCACCCACTGCCGCAACGAGCCCAACGAGCTCGGCGGCGAACCCTGGCAGCGCCTCCCATCACCCTGGGTCTGTCAGCCGCTCGACCACGACGCCGTCGCGCCGCATTGGGATGCCGCCGTCGCCTGGTCCGCCGCCCGCGTCGGCCAGCGCGATCACCGCCTGCCCGATACCAAAGCCCACGTCCATCAATGGGCACGCCCGCTCGGCCTCGACCGCATGATGAAAGGCCCGAAGCTCCGCCGCGCCGTCAGCGTTGCACAACCCACGCTCGCCGAACCGGAATGGCAGCCGCCGCGCTGGTGGGCCCGCCCCGACGCGCTCACCGCTGCCGTGCCCGTACTCAAGCTCAACCAAGTGCCCGCATGGGCGTGCTGGTCGCTTGCGCATCGCCCTGACGCGATGCACGTGCACATCGTCCGCCACCCCGGCGGCTTCCTCAATTCCTACCGCAACCGTTGGCTCGCCCACCACGACCGCGACACGGTCACTCGCCTCAACCGCGACCGCCTTCACCAGATCGCCGCCGTCGACGACACATGGGCCACCCGCTTCGATGACATCCACACCCTCACCGCCGAGGCCGCCGAGCTCTGGTTCTGGCGCTACGCCGCCGAGATGATCCACCGCCTCGGCGAATCGCGCCCCAACTACCATCTGCTCATCTACGAACACCTCGCCGCCGACCCCGTCACCCAGACCCGCCGCCTTTACGACGCCTGTCGCCTCGACTTCACCCCCGCCATCGAGCGTGCCGTTCAGCCCACCGCCTCTCCCGCCATCGCCCGCGCCTGGCGCAACAAACTCACCGCCGAAGATCAACACCTCATCGACACCATCCTCACCGACTCCCCCCTCAACACCTTCTGGCCCCCGCAATAA